The following is a genomic window from Fulvia fulva chromosome 9, complete sequence.
CTAGcatactagagtctttaagtatagcccggactgtgttcttagaggcttaaattgacctttctataggtccattttgaagagagttgtaggcattagttgtgtctatctaagtgctaaactccttctcctactcttttagtaaggcgagaatttcctttgtactattactacggatcgtagacagaaagcaccttgactaccgttctgcctagaccttctaatcccgtagggctataggagcgtcgctcctagccttcaaagggattacccacttcttcctagagaagttgtctacaatcttaagctaatatttgtatcctagcctagagactgcgccctaaaaaggcctatagatattaatagagataagggctagcctctcccctttcctctctatagcaggtcctttgaacttccttatgtttataagggagcagaccttacaattctagtgtttagaaggaacaggaataggatctttcttattagtgactctatataggtttcttagcagtcccttactaaggtatacacatcttctatactatagctcctactaatcttcggacttagtattagctatagcggtaccgtcacgttcttaagagagtatactagtatactatagctcaagaatttccgagatcgagtagataaacggtactcctcctcgaagtttagtctagacaacgggtttactagacaaggattttagggtgaaactaggtagttagatagcaaactattagctaaactaattctacgaaacaagactaactctaaggccaggaacaaacaggacattttctaagacaatttgctttctagaaggactatctattactacacttcctatatatgcagcttatagatagccacccctaaccttaatccacttcctcttttgaagaggctttagtgtcctgaatagtgaatcttggtTAGTCATATATAATAATATATAAGAGTTAAGTaaccactcggacgaggggtacttgcctttggcttctatagtagaataggcaacctcATTAACATTattatcttctaatagtatcttagggtctgatacgtcttcctaggtcgtataggcccttataggcttactagaggaggcctttggcttgcggctctcctttatctactttgtaaggtccgttattaccttaaggacattacAAAGGTTTAGTGATAAtaacctcctacgaggtggtaacggttgtctcttagtagggtaggtaaccctagctagtttgtccttgttcctaatagcctactaagctatagaaaggtatAGGCACTTACTTATGAAATGGTCACTACcgtagagatagtacgtaagcttgccctagaaacccttcttagcaaACATAGCTATCCCTTAATACATTATTGATTAttacttctccctaagaattgtaagaatgtcttatagtaagagattcacctaggtATCAATtgtatcgcgaattgagctaaataagtctagtagagctactaagagttactagatctttctatccttagtcttaatgtcttagaactaaggcgagattaaaacagccctccttataattaagctaagctcctactaggcgtcatctattgACTAGTCCTCTGTCATTACGAAATTAGTGTATTactaaagcaaacttcttctagtagcgagaagtcttctcttatatttagctttagcccattcctataactccttcgtataccggatctcgtatattatctcttagtcatctgtcgacagacagatatatatcttatatagggccgttacattatgccgtctatacgatgccttccttatcgcttaatctaaaggaagggatgactccgataatatagagggtgtcgctatagatagggttgtagcgggaatgtccgtaataatgtcttcgaggacctagtcagcctgctttaatactaggtgtattctcattagcttgaactatatttcgtggttctctcttattagaataggtgctgctctctttcttataaacctagtctcgttctctattttCTTTTATAAGTTAAGGAACAGGTTggctacccttaggtaaaaggatgtattcggtcgtacgcgatcggatcgaaatgggataaaacgaacgcgaggttaatggcggagaggatggctatccgccgggaaggggaggaaagtcgaaggatcgtgttagtactaagacactatagcgtaactctcttagtagagggggtttctaagacactacgactctcttagaataaatagtaagtcgatgcgaacgcgatgtccggagagcgactcttcttagtaagctcgcctacttgtctaagatattagtataggctccctaactcggagtctaatggtgccttactaggctctttaacgtcttatatatacctatagcacggctatagcttcctatataatgcgggtgcggcctctagtctgccttccttttgttctaaagaggaataactctaatacgactttgtcgagggtgaaacaccgagttactaacccgggcttataacctgttaaataggtacgagttacgtagtagtagaagacggcggattatactaaagacgaagaaggacctaataggatagcgtatatctatatacagtatcgctagtattagtataggtagatactaggtgtccggatgtttactagcctataggctagcaaaccctagtcacgtgatctagtcacatgacacacctacacctatatgcttgtcctacggcctatatgttctcaACATATGTCAAAGCTTAGAGAGATTAGATTCATATAGTTAGAAGtggatctatacctacttatctataagaagagggagattataatccttatatatatagataacaTTCTAATTACTACACTAAAGTTAATAGATGTTCTctagttcaaaagagaacttagCAAGAtctttaagattaaagatctaggtgaacctaaaaagatccttagtataagagttataagggataggaagagaggaatcctaaaacttgactaaggacactttgttagggacagcctagctaagataggaatgaactataagaaggtagCACCTATAcactcacctatagacagctataaggcctttaaaccttcaagctatatagataagaggtgtgacaaggtagagtactagagtattaatagtacttagatgtGGCTAGTAACAATTATAAGgctagacattgcttttgccctaggaaggatgagctcatttgtgagtgacctatccacctactatataaaggctttaaagaagatcactaggtacctaagatcataccgtgatctaggacttcagttcttaaagtctagaaaaggacacTATATTAGATACTATGATTCTGATTATATAATAGATaaagcagacagagtcttaatccttaggtatatcttcttcctctatagggcactagtttcttagataagtaagaagcaaaagtctgtagtaacatctataatagaggctgaatatatagctataaatatatatacgaagcagtcctaattcctagcttcactactaagagaaatagattgtctagagttagtaggagactgttcctattaactaagaatcactagaaactaggagactatatcaaatttgagactagtctaattaAGAGGTAACAATTAAGCTGCCCTTACCCTAGTGAACGATGTACATATTtataacaagtcgaagcatattaacattgcctataacgctattaggaaactttggtagaggaggcttattgctattaagtacaccctaacctctaagatagttatagacgggtttacaaaactaaagactagtctatacttctagaggtttataagctagcttaacctgttataaaaaggtctaagtactattgataggaagtgagtagactataacctcctatacgagatgagtaggagtgttaagatgtagcatctcaaagggagtcaataattaggaagtgatctagtagcctaaggcatctacgataacttagcttatagggagataccttctctctcctttagcttagatagacatctaacataATCAACACattggttcctaatatattgctatatactcgtactattagttagttaaagattgatctcttactctactccgctactatcaatccgtacctgtttaacagaTATCGTATATCCGTTACCTTCGGTCTACGTCTATTTATCGTAGCTTAATAAGGTCTCTTAATATAGCGTCTCGTACCGTATACGCTTATTAGATTTTCTTAAACGTTAAGTAAGTAGGCTCTATTAGCTCATTACTTAGTTAGTAAGGATCTATATACTTCTAGACATTTAAAGGCTCTCcgtagagctctagctaacGGTCAAACTTGTCCTATTAGTTATAGCTCTTTAGAACTACGGTACCCTAAGGTAGGGTACCGGTAGTTACTAGGTCTCGGTAGTAGCTATAACTATAAAATATATTATAGGCTAGTGAAAGTTCTACGCGGGTTCACTAGGCCTAGGGggtactactatactagttatagtagtagtactatAACAATATAAACTCTGCTTTAGGGCTTCCTTATTATAGCAAATATTAGTAAGCGCTAATCGGGCTTATAACTATTACGTTAGAAGTGTAGGAAGTTATTATATAggcttatatagggtgttttaAAAATAGGTTATTCATTATatatgtctatctagaatagatAAGTGTTactcttaaagaggctataggtaactaattagttacctaattcttagcgtacgtagccttaagttttaataataggatattacctatatatacgctcggatcgcgacaaTAGTAGGCCTTACGATACttctttatattatagtgctctctataggAGTTGTCGAGTATACTTATAAGTTCTTACTAAGAAGTAGCCTTCTTCTTATAGGAGCGTAGGCGCGCGTTAGCGTTACCTACTACGAAGGTACTAAAGACTAGAATATATATAGCCGGGCTACGTCTATAGGCCTCTTCTATTCCTATATAGCCCTCTACCTTCTCCTTCTACTCTTAGAAGTTTAGCTCGTCCTTATAGCCTAGCGAGTTAGAGGAGAATATCGGGATCTTCTTTATATTAATCGGGTTATAATAACCGCCTTACTACGCGGCGGTAATATACACTATTATTACGGTTTACCTCGTGAGGCTGTACTTAGTATCACGTGACCTCGTACGCTAGCGCGCCTAGACCCTAGACCCTGACCTCGGCGTTTACTTTATCGCGGCTTTACGACTTTCTTATCTTCTCTTCTtcgtagaacttattcgattctaaggtattaatacGTTTACGCTCTATCTTACGCCTTGTCCGTATTAACTATAGTCTCGTCGTCCGCTATAGTCGTACCGCTCTTCTTCGGCTTAGGCGTACCGGTACCGAAGTCTACGCTAGAGTCCTCTCTATCTAGTAACATTTTGAGAGCGGACTTCTAGCGAAGGGGAGGTAGCGGTACCTTGTCCTATACTACTTAACTATATAGATCCTTAACTTGCTCTTATAGGTTAGTAATTAGGACCGTAGCGCGATCTCCTAAGCTCTTCTATATAGCTAACTCGGTTTAGGAGGTTTCGAGTTCTCCTACTAAGTCGGTATTACGGGTCCTAAGGGTCTTGATCTTAACTACTACTTTGTCGCTAGCTGCCTTTAACTAGGTGACCTCGGCGGCGAGGTCCGCTTCGTTAATGAGTTCCCTAAGGGTTTCCTACGTAGTCTTTAGCTCGTCCTTGATCCGCGAGTTCTCTACTTAGAGGCGAGTTCGCTAAGTAGTTAGATTCTCCGACCGGGCTTTTAAGGAAAGGTAGGTGATCCGGTGTTCGTCTAGAACGTCAAGCCAAGCGTCTAGGTTAGCTTGCACGGCTTAAGACAGGTCGTCTGCCGTAATGACCTAGAAGTTCGAGGGGGTATACCTAAGTTTGTATTCTACCTCTTGTTCCTCGCGACGGACACAATCGATAGGGACTGTATAACGGAAACTGAGGTTGGCCTCTTTCCGTCCGCGGGATCCCTACTGAAGTAGGTCATCCTCGCCGCCTACTATCAATCGGAGGTCTGACTCTATTTGACGACGTTCGTACTCGCGTTATAGGGCACGTTACGCTACGTCTCGCTACTGCTGTCTTCGTAGCCGGTCTTGCTCCTGTCGGGCCTGCTCAGCGGCATCCGCTCGGCCTTATGTCTATGTTTGCTCCTCTATCTTACGGAGTCGTTCTATACCCTATATGTCGTCGAATTCTAGGTCCTATACTAACTCGTCTTCTACCTCTTTCTGCGCTACACTGAGTGTTCCGTTCTTCTGTCGAGCTTCTCGGAGGAACTGCTTAGTAAGCGGGTTAAGGTTCAAGTTGGGGAGAAAAGATGATTCGTCTGGTCCGAGAGTCGCGTTAGCAGTTACTATTCGTCTCGGGTCGCACGCGTACGCTCTGCTGCACGTATGTCTGAATCGCACGGCTCGGCGATCTAAGGGCGGTAGAACTTAATGACACGGACAAGGCGACATAGGGCGCAAACGTATAAAcaccttagtatcgaataagttctacgaAGAAGAGAAGATAAGAAAGTCGCGAAGCCGCGATAAAGCAAACGCCGAGGTCAGGGTCCAGGGTCCGGGCGCGCTAGCGCACGAGGTCACGTGACACCAAGTGCAGCCTTGCGAGGTGAACCGTGACACTctgcttttgaaacaccctatatgaGCCCGTACAATAACTTCCCACACTTCTAACGTTATATTACCAACACTGAACTATCGGATTCTCAGCATTTCGGTAGCGCGCGGCTAGGTACGATAAGGATGCGTTGGCTGACAAAACTGCGTACCCCCTGTAGATGTTAACAAAACCTCTTCAACCGTCCAGGATCACTGATCAGTGGGACTAGGCGTATACATCTGGCCAATACCTCTGGCTGATGTACAACACATGCTATGGCTTCTTTCACCATCTTCGCCATTATCAAGCAGGACGGCATCTTTGACCGCTGGCCGAAATGTTTCCTTAACCGCACTGTGTCACAATGCTTCGTGAGCTCAGCACAAGCCTCATCCGAAGCACAATCGATTTTATGTACAGCGTCTTCATGCAGCCGAGTCAAGTGCGCTTTTAGCTGCCGCCAGATCGATGTTGGCACATTGGCTCTACACCTGGATTTTGCCAGGATGATCGGTCCGCCGGGATCTAAGATGTAACTCGGCTGCTCGAAGACGCTGTACAGTTCCCGCTCACTTCCCTCTGTTTCTAGGATTCCAAGGGCTGTCGGTCACCTTGCATAAGCCAGTCAATTCGACGCTATCGGACGGGCGTGGAAGGGAACTGTACACGGATGATGCTCGAACGCCATCACCAGCGCACACCAGTCCCACGCCATGGCACCACATCGCGGCCACTCGTCCGATGATATGCCGTTCTGAAGCGGCATAAGAACAGTATGCTCGCACCTCGATCTATACTCATTCCACAGTCTACCAGTTCACCGAGTCCCGACGACCAACAAGCCATGAAGTTCACAATTTGCCTCGTCCTTTCAGCATTCAGCTCACTCGTTGCTGGTCAGGTAATTATACTATGCCGTTGCGACCCATCAGCTTCTGATGCTGTCTACTAATATGGGTAGTGGGTCTGTTTTGTGGTTGCTGGCACAAATGGCGCATGCAGAGAGAGAGATATCTTTACATGCGATGCGGTAAGCACGGTGATTCCTCCCTCTACTACATCATCTCGATTGCTAAAGGGCCTTATAGTCAACTCCTTGTAAGAACACTGGGGATAAGTGTGAGGTGCTTGATAGAATCGGCGGACTGGCGAAATGCTCTACCTGATCGTGTAGACCACAACATCATGGCGACGTGTGCATCGCTCGCTAGCTTGCTGCTAGGCAGCTATGTACAGATACCTCCTATGGCGAAGTCTGAAAACGCGGCAGAACACGAGCTTCCAGCCAGGTTGAAGCCATGTGCACATGCAGTTCAAGCCACGCGCCTACCACATGTCACGGAGGATCTAGGTGTCAAAACTTATGCTTCACGCGTTGCGGTCGGAGCGATTATTCTGCAACGTCCTGATTGCTTCCTAAAGACCTGATCTTGCTGTCAACTTTCAGTCATAACCTCAACGAACGATGAACAACTCGAGTTTCATGGTAGATACAGATTGGCATATGCACCGGACTCAGCTCCCTGCTGGTTGTTGTGCTTACATGTAACTCGCCCGACTCGCTCTTCTCTATGATGCAGGAACATCATATGTGTCCCGTGGATCTAGACTTGCTGACCGCGGTTCCACAGAACGTGGCGTACAAAGAGGTCGCGTGTGGCTGCAATGCCTCCTGCACCCTGCAAGCCACTGGATCTCGACATCTTGCATGAGCCAGTCTCATTGAGACCTCAACGAGAACACCGCGGGCATTGTTGTACTCACAACCATGATCCCAATCGACATGGTCAACCTTCCAaaaatgtgctgttggcggttgtgaacctccaaaggtaagcgtagcggagtggagctctctaccaacccttctagactgcaaagtagcgtgcgatccacgctaccgctacccgacgtacagtgcttattatacgacgacataggcgttagcgacgagtatatgtttgcgagttcgccaacaggcacagtgcggtaggtcacgtgaccccaaaacttgaaagttgaccaatcagagcgggcgccaaggctagtcgagggctggtatagagcttcactccctcgctgacgcctcacctacgtactcgcaagctcgtactccggtgtggctagcgctcggtcgctacgcttaatAACATTGCTGAGAGCTCGCCATCGTTGGCATCGTCCGGGCCGATGCTTGCGTGCTTCATCTGCACAGCTCGCGTAATACTTGGTTCCAGCAAGCCATAAACTGCCACCATCGAGAATTGAAGAAAACTCGCGATGGTACAACGCCATCTGAGACTCCACGCGGCAAGGACAGCGGTCATGCTCGACATTCCAGATTTCGGGCGATCCGGTTCCCCTTCCGGCCAGCCCGACCTGATCGGCAAACCGAAGCCTAGACGCACGCTACCTGCACGTGGCTTTCGAATGGCAAATCATTTCCCGCCCTAACCAACAACATGCGTCAACATACTTTGCACTATCGCTAGAATACGTGCCTCGTCGGGCTAAACGTGCTTTTTGCTACTTGCTAGCTGAGGCGGATGCGGATATCTACTCCCCGCCGCCCAGCGCGTGAGCACCGAGACCTTCGACAGTAGAGCTCCATCCCGGATCATGGATTCCTATATACCGGCCACGCGATGACCATGAGGCGATAGTGACCGGCACGTCTGTCGTCATAAAGGTTTGAATGCGACGCTGCGCACCTCTTCGGACACTCCGGCTCTTCTATTCAGTACACTTCACCTTCTCGCTTTCCGGACTTGACCGAATATCATTCCTTCGCAATGGGTCTTGAGCCATTAGGTCGTAACTGGGGTGACATCGTCAACTGGGATGATCTTGCAAAAGCATACGCAGGCTTCATCATCGCGTGGACGATTTTGCTCTACGTCGGCGTCGGCTGGATTGTGTACAACCGACATTTGCCTTCGGTCAGGATACGAAATGTATCCATCGCGGTGCTCAGTGTCAGCTTCCTTCATCTCTATCTTGTCAAGATAGTGCTCGCCTACACTACGAATGGCCACTTCCTGTGTGGTGCGGAGTTCTGGATTATGAGCATTTATCTTCCGTTCGGCATAGCGTTGTTCCAGATGAACCTGGTACAGCTACACAGCATTGCTGAACAGCAGCGCAAGCTTCTTTCTTCGGCCGGGTCAATgagatctatacctactgGCACTCCGAAGACTGTCCGCGGTGCCTGGGTATACTGGAAGGGCTTGTCGTCCAGCACTAGGTCTTACATCTACATCGGTCTTGGTATGCTCGTGCAGCTCATCATTACAGCTGTCCTGTATGCAACCACGCCTGAGCTGCAAGGTGACTGGACAAGCTATGGCAAGGTCACTCACGCCAAGGGTCAAGCACTCTGCCGCAAGTCGCTGGTGTGGATCCCATCTGCATTCTGGCAGTTGTTCTGGACCTGGGTGTTCGGCCTCTACACGTTGTACAAGATCCGCAACATTCGCGACACTCACTATTGGAGACTTGGGACATGGCTGAGCGTCATCTTCGGACTGCCAGGCACACCTTTGTGGATCGCCGCCGTCTTCTGCATCAAGTTCAAGCCCGTCAACATTCGATGGGTCCCGCCCATGTGGCTCGCCCCTGGCATCGTGGTCATGCAGATCGTTACGATATTCTTTCCCATGCTCGAAGAGTATCAGTCACGAAGACATATGCGCAGGACGTTGTCTATCATCGAGACATGGGAGAAGAAAGACACTGCCGACCTGTACGGCAGCATCGTGTCCGGGGACCGAAGTCAACTATCTCAAAGCACATCGACCAGGAGTAAAGAGCTTTACTCGATGGCATCGCTCGAGAAGGCACTAGCCGTCAACCCACTACCGCTACTCCACTTCGCTGCCAATAAAGACTTCACCGCAGAGAACATCATCTTTCTCATGCGCGTGAAAGAATGGCGGCAGGCCTGGGCGAGTGCACCTCGTCAGCCAGGCTCAAGGAGTGTCACTGAAGAGTCCCGTGCCATGCTTTTCCGCCTTGCCGTGGAAATCTACATGACCTGCGTGCTCGACACCATCTCAGAGTTTCCAATCAACATTGAAGGCCCGGTCAGAACAAAGCTCGACTTCCTCTTCGACTCAGCCGTGCCAGACGGCAAGAAACGCACCTCAGCAGAAAGCGACGCAAGCCCCTTCGGCTTCGAGATGGACGACCCCAAAAACGGCCCCATCGCAACCGAAGTCAAGCGCATCGCCCTCGTACGCGAAGGCAGCGCCGACTCCGACGACACACTCTGGAGCGACGCCTCTTCCAAAGGCCGCTCCCTCAACTCCGCCAACGGCGTTGTTACATACCACCCTGACACAGATCCCATCTTCGATCCTCACCCGGCACATTCGCCTCTGGGCTCTGCGCGGGCGAAGATAAAGCCGGAGTTTGATCATATGGCGTTCGATGCGGCGGAGGCGAGCATAAAGTATCTTGTTTTGACGAATACGTGGCGCAAGTTTGCGCAGAAGGCGCAGCATGGAGCGGTGGAGATTGTTTAGGATACCCAGGGGCGATGTGCATCTTATTGGTGGGAGGCTTTAGCGTGTATAGTTGTTTATGTTTTGTATAAGTGATAAGCAACGAAGGATATCGTCTCAGTGCTGCCCATGTTCCTTCTTCGGATGTGACCTTGACGGCCAACCGCGTAGTCCTTCTTTGACTGCTCCGACTGTTTCTCGCTTCCCTTCATGCCTACTGCcccgtcggtcgttactagTTGATGGTCGATGATTGATATTTTACAAAGACGTGGTCGACAGAAAGAATGAAGAAGACCAAGAGCATTGATGAACGCATTGGCCAGGTGGAAAATCCCGAAAGCGAAACACATCTCACACCTTCTGCAGACCTTCATCATCCCCATCACTCTGACATTCGAACATCATCAACTCATCACTGCCATTGCCTGCATATCGCCACCGACATGTGCATCTCCGCCAAGTCGCATCTGCTGGCCGGAGCTCAAGGCGCGAAGCCGCCCAAGCTCCGGCGAAGAACCACTCAAGCAACGAAGAAGCCACTGAAGCACCTTCCGAGCATGGGCACGATTTCGCCTATCTCTCCATCTATGCCGCTGCAACAAGGATCGTCGCCGCGGACGTCACGTTGGACATGCAGACATCACGCGACGCTACTGACGATACGCTGTTGGCCGGCTAATAGATACTGCTGTGCTGCAGGCCCTATCTGCGAATCGCGACTGCATTGACCCGACGGATGCACCAGTAGGTCGTGGGACAGGTCTCCCTGGCATACCACTCTTCCTGTAGGTCTGTTTCTTCCTATTCCTTCTACCGTCCTTCGTCTCTGTTTGACTGTACACTTGCTATGGCCCAGGACCCGCAGAACGGCAGCATGTCTACGGAGAAGGCCACTACCTCGATCCTGATGTCGACGAGAAGATGGCGGCGCCACTGGCCGAAGCCATCAGATCAGGATCCGTACCAGATGTCATCCTCAAGCACTATCACGACGCCGATGAAGCGATGAAAGCCTTCGAAAGCCAGCAGGGAGAAGTCATGGCCATCGATGAGGCTACGAACAAACGCCTCCTCCGCCGCATCGACTGGAACCTCATGCCGATCATGTGTGTTATATACGGCTTGCAATTCTTGGACAAAACCACGATCAGCTACGCCTCAATCATGGGTCTGCGAGACGACATCGGTCTAACCGGCGACAACTATCAGTGGCTTGGCTCCATGTTCTACTTCGGATACCTTGCCTGGGAGTACCCTACCAACCGTCTCTTACAAAGACTGCCTCTGGGAAAGTACAGTGCGACATGCATCATCCTCTGGGGACTAGTACTTGCCTGCTTTGCGGCCGTCAAGAACTTCAGTGGCGCGGTGGCGATACGCTTCCTGTTAGGTCTGACTGAGTCTGCTGTCACGCCTGGCTTTGCTTTCATCACGAGTCAATGGTACACGAAAGCTGAGCAGGGCCTGCGAGTAGGCATTTGGTTCTCCTTCAATGGCGTTGCTCAGATTGTAGGAGGTGTCGTAGCTTATGGCATTGCCGTTGGTACGGAGAGACACCCTACCTCGCTGTCAGGTTGGCAGATCCTGTTTCTGGCAACGG
Proteins encoded in this region:
- a CDS encoding Ecp10-2, translating into MKFTICLVLSAFSSLVAGQWVCFVVAGTNGACRERDIFTCDASTPCKNTGDKCEVLDRIGGLAKCST